One window of the Doryrhamphus excisus isolate RoL2022-K1 chromosome 10, RoL_Dexc_1.0, whole genome shotgun sequence genome contains the following:
- the zgc:174935 gene encoding anti-sigma-I factor RsgI8 — protein MKLQLLLPLTIAVTVMLVVIIKTRKREHDQVDKQNRIERIKLRLTHDLLGGYQEEKMSLENQIEQSNKDVNALKTGSSSADQKVLKTKADLKKCQGALKTLEDELLALQTLFTNLEGENGKEKDSWIAELESLNKQLQGPSAICAFLKKGADSASKLCSSEGPEGALKPEEPKPEPPQPEEPKSEPPKTVETKPEEIKPEDPKPEETKL, from the exons ATGAAGCTGCAACTGTTGCTGCCTCTCACCATCGCGGTGACCGTCATGTTGGTGGTGATCATCAAAACCCGCAAAAGGGAGCACGACCAAGTGGACAAACAGAACAGGATCGAGCGCATCAAGCTGCGGCTGACGCACGACCTGCTGGGAGGATACCAGGAGGAGAAAATGTCCCTTGAGAACCAAATCGAGCAAAGCAACAAGGACGTGAACGCGTTGAAGACTGGATCTTCCTCAGCAGATCAGAAAGTACTGAAGACCAAGGCGGACCTAAAAAAATGCCAAGGAGCCCTG AAAACACTAGAGGATGAGTTGCTGGCACTGCAGACACTATTCACCAATCTGGAAG GTGAGAACGGTAAGGAGAAGGACTCGTGGATCGCTGAACTGGAATCCCTCAACAAACAGCTTCAAGGTCCGAGTGCCATATGTGCCTTTTTGAAGAAAGGAGCAGATTCTGCAAG CAAGCTGTGCAGCAGTGAAGGACCTGAAGGGGCCCTGAAACCGGAGGAACCGAAACCAGAACCTCCCCAACCAGAGGAGCCCAAGTCAGAACCCCCTAAAACAGTGGAAACAAAACCAGAAGAGATAAAACCAGAGGACCCGAAACCAGAGGAAACCAAACTGTAA